GCCTTAGAAGATATTTTTTGAGGAGGAGCAGCATCATAGCTATCATCCATTTCAAAGTCTTGGGTAGGAATAATTTGAGGTTCATAATCATTTTTATCTATTTCTATGGCTTTTTCTTCTAATTCTTCCTCTTGTTCTTTTTTATTGTAGAGCATAATAAGAGCTACTCCTACAATAATAGCTGGAGCTTCCATTAGTGCCATAACAGCAACCATGTGTCCACCAAAAGAAAGTTTTTGGATTTCTAAGAAAGAAGCAGCAGCGACAAACGTAACGGCACTTACCGAACCATAAGAGGCTGCAATCGCACCAGCATTTTCAATGGAAAGTTTACGTTTTAGAATGAAAAATGTATAAAAAGGAACAATCACAGAGAGAAAAATACCAAACAAAAGTGAAGAAAGAATTTCTATATCAAAATTGCTATGTGAAAGTTCTTGACCTCCTTTGAAACCGATAGAAAAGAGTAAATACAGAGAAATAAATTTGACTGAACCAGCAGGAATTTCTAAGTCACTTTTTACCTTGACAGCCAAAATTCCTAGTACGAAAAATAGAAGAGTTGGATTGGTAAGATTGGAGAGCAGTAAATCAAGATTCATTTAGATAAATTAATAATGAAAAATTAGGAATGAGAAGTTTTGAGAAGAACAGCAAATAAAATTATTTTCAACTTCTATATCGCTTCAATAAATCTGAATAGGCATCAATGCGTCTGTCTCTAAGGAAAGGCCAAATACGACGGACATTTTCGCTGCGTTTCATGTCAATTTCTACCACCGTATTTTCTTCTTTGTCTTGACTTCCTTCAAATAAAAACTCGCCTTGTGAGCCTGTAACAAAACTGTTTCCCCAAAACTGAATGCCTTTAGTAACGCCAGTAATGTCTTCTTCAAAGCCTGTACGATTTACTGAAATAACAGGCAAACCATTAGCGACTGCGTGTCCTCGTTGGGAAATAATCCAAGCATTGCGTTGTCTGTCTTTTTCGTCTTGTGTGTCGTCGTGTTCCCAACCGATAGCTGTCGGATAAATCAAAACCTCTGCGCCAGCAAGTGCCATTAGTCGTG
This sequence is a window from Bernardetia sp.. Protein-coding genes within it:
- a CDS encoding sodium-dependent bicarbonate transport family permease, with amino-acid sequence MNLDLLLSNLTNPTLLFFVLGILAVKVKSDLEIPAGSVKFISLYLLFSIGFKGGQELSHSNFDIEILSSLLFGIFLSVIVPFYTFFILKRKLSIENAGAIAASYGSVSAVTFVAAASFLEIQKLSFGGHMVAVMALMEAPAIIVGVALIMLYNKKEQEEELEEKAIEIDKNDYEPQIIPTQDFEMDDSYDAAPPQKISSKAKLKSIIIHSFTNGSVLMVLGSLVIGLIADEKQAEGIKPFTTDIFKGFLAIFLLAMGIESGKKLSAFLKSGWFAALFAIIIPIFNGSLTAIASELITDDVANRFIFAILAASASYIAVPAAMKIAVPKANSGLFIPMALAVTFPFNITIGMPIYFMLIQ